In Lysinibacillus sp. FSL M8-0337, the following proteins share a genomic window:
- a CDS encoding recombinase family protein yields MYRPVEKCDILQSNKPKALYLRKSKKKKGKTEEETLESNMQRLLEFCKNNKIDDYVIYNDFVAKSTKLDRIEYRKMLNACLQGVHDTIVVLEESRLYRTVYEQTNVYEDLKGTDIVIFSDREGIINPNDRTQFLANIVRGAVNEHELHNYAHRMNQTKLQTAKNGSYVNKIPFGYIKERNNLIPHPIESKAFRLIVEKIIEGYTIKEVIIELNLRGYTTKQGKKFKAATTITRLFDNKVYLGESHYNSKMFGEDVIIRDTHEPLMTIEEYQKIKKKIASRSRNTQGIRYTKINTPLDRLMYCGICGHRLPIHKSYVNKEGVISYQISNCKNSYGENFEYKCPHKSVSLNFLLPHFYKAINNYKEIIGEELLNTSIDNRNDTKLSILQEIKLFNKKIKEKEEEIKNTDMYLIKGILKETKYVNIMPQLENELQELKSLLVDSNKKLKTVSEKSSVDLKKKALDFLQTVENIETEEQNRLFRLLFEKVVLINTDDKFSIEIIEKDTSL; encoded by the coding sequence GTGTATAGACCAGTTGAAAAATGTGACATACTTCAATCTAATAAGCCTAAAGCCTTGTATTTAAGAAAGTCTAAAAAGAAAAAAGGGAAAACTGAAGAAGAGACTTTAGAATCAAATATGCAACGATTATTAGAATTTTGTAAAAATAACAAAATTGATGATTATGTAATTTATAATGATTTCGTTGCTAAATCGACTAAACTAGACCGTATAGAATATAGAAAAATGTTAAATGCTTGCTTACAAGGCGTACACGATACGATTGTGGTTTTAGAAGAATCTCGACTATATAGAACTGTATATGAACAGACAAATGTATATGAGGACTTAAAAGGCACTGACATAGTGATTTTTTCTGATAGAGAAGGCATTATAAACCCTAATGATAGAACTCAATTCTTGGCTAATATTGTGCGTGGTGCAGTTAACGAACACGAATTACATAACTATGCCCACCGTATGAATCAAACGAAACTTCAAACAGCTAAAAATGGCTCATATGTAAATAAGATTCCATTTGGTTATATAAAAGAAAGAAATAATTTAATACCACACCCCATTGAAAGTAAAGCGTTTAGATTGATTGTCGAAAAGATTATTGAGGGTTATACAATTAAAGAAGTGATAATCGAATTAAATTTAAGAGGATATACTACAAAGCAAGGAAAAAAATTCAAAGCTGCTACTACAATTACTCGACTCTTTGATAATAAAGTATATTTAGGAGAATCACATTATAATAGTAAAATGTTTGGTGAAGACGTTATTATACGTGATACACACGAACCTTTGATGACTATAGAAGAATATCAAAAAATTAAAAAGAAAATAGCTTCTCGTTCAAGAAATACACAAGGCATACGTTACACTAAAATAAATACACCTTTAGACAGGTTAATGTATTGTGGTATTTGTGGCCATCGTTTACCAATCCATAAATCATATGTAAATAAAGAAGGTGTCATATCTTATCAAATTAGTAATTGTAAAAATTCATATGGAGAGAACTTTGAGTATAAATGTCCTCATAAATCTGTGAGTTTAAATTTTTTATTACCCCATTTCTATAAAGCAATTAATAATTATAAAGAGATTATTGGAGAAGAACTTTTAAATACCTCAATAGATAATAGAAATGATACAAAGCTTTCTATTTTGCAAGAAATAAAACTATTTAATAAGAAGATAAAAGAAAAAGAAGAAGAAATCAAAAATACTGATATGTATTTGATTAAAGGTATACTAAAGGAAACTAAATATGTGAATATAATGCCACAATTAGAAAATGAATTGCAGGAATTAAAAAGTTTACTTGTAGATAGTAATAAAAAACTAAAAACAGTGAGTGAGAAAAGTAGTGTTGATTTAAAGAAAAAAGCTTTAGATTTTTTACAAACAGTAGAAAATATTGAAACGGAAGAACAAAACAGACTATTTAGACTACTCTTTGAAAAAGTTGTTTTAATCAATACTGATGATAAATTTTCAATTGAAATAATAGAAAAAGACACCTCCCTTTAA
- a CDS encoding glycosyl hydrolase family 18 protein gives MKNLLKKYLIIPAMLTTLLVTPFSANASASDIHMSYLYSGNTSSFIKNIDMTQGALNTATPNFFNLNADGSLSATIDKSLVDAMHNRGLKVVPFISNHWDRKLAQIAMTNREILSTQIVNSVVKNNLDGVDIDIENLNYTNKEEFTDFIRLLREKMPNNKTLSIAVAANPYGWTTGWHGSYDYTKLSEYSDYLMLMAYDESYNGGSVGPVASLSFVENSIKYLLDKGINPNKIVLGLPFYGRIWKDDVEIGGEGIANNAVKSIVNSHNGKFYFDNTSKSAFAKFTVKSSDSPTYIGGKKLVPGNYTIWYENDLSLKYKLRLVEKYNLRGTGSWELTQADNGIWKFYSSWANGEHNFIDTENHWAEQDVMALYRKGWINGKNEYTYDPNGNLTRAQATVILINAIGLDTTNETVPNYFKDVPANHWAKRPIEIAYKYHIVNGTNENIFDPNANITRAQLAGILSRVLNYPLPTDESSFYDVPKDFWAYADILKLSSKGIIKGKEDGGFYPFDHVTRGQMAAMVNRASADLEKNAVKK, from the coding sequence ATGAAAAATCTATTAAAAAAATATTTGATAATACCAGCTATGCTCACTACTTTATTAGTTACTCCGTTTAGTGCTAACGCCTCAGCGAGTGATATACATATGTCATATTTATATAGCGGAAATACAAGCTCTTTCATAAAAAATATAGATATGACTCAAGGTGCGTTAAATACGGCAACACCTAACTTTTTTAATTTAAATGCAGATGGTAGTTTAAGTGCTACGATTGATAAAAGTTTAGTCGATGCAATGCATAATAGAGGATTAAAAGTTGTGCCTTTCATTTCTAATCATTGGGACCGTAAATTGGCACAAATCGCAATGACAAACCGAGAAATATTGTCTACTCAAATCGTCAATTCTGTTGTGAAAAATAATTTAGATGGCGTTGATATTGATATAGAAAATTTAAACTATACAAATAAAGAAGAGTTTACAGATTTCATCCGATTATTACGTGAAAAAATGCCTAATAATAAAACATTATCCATAGCAGTTGCTGCAAATCCATATGGGTGGACAACTGGGTGGCATGGTTCTTATGATTACACGAAACTAAGTGAGTATAGCGATTATTTAATGCTGATGGCGTATGATGAAAGCTATAATGGTGGTTCAGTTGGTCCTGTCGCAAGTTTATCATTTGTTGAAAATTCGATTAAATATTTATTAGATAAAGGGATTAATCCAAATAAAATAGTATTAGGCCTCCCTTTTTATGGACGAATTTGGAAGGATGATGTGGAAATAGGAGGCGAAGGCATTGCTAATAATGCCGTAAAATCTATTGTGAATAGCCATAATGGAAAATTTTATTTTGATAATACTTCAAAATCAGCATTTGCCAAATTTACAGTAAAAAGCAGTGACTCTCCTACTTATATCGGTGGTAAAAAGCTAGTACCAGGAAATTACACGATATGGTACGAAAATGATTTATCTTTAAAATATAAGTTAAGACTTGTAGAGAAATATAATTTAAGAGGAACAGGTAGCTGGGAGTTAACTCAAGCGGATAATGGTATTTGGAAATTTTATTCTTCTTGGGCGAATGGGGAACATAACTTTATAGATACGGAAAATCATTGGGCAGAACAGGATGTTATGGCCCTTTACCGAAAAGGCTGGATTAACGGCAAAAACGAATACACTTACGATCCAAATGGTAATTTAACAAGAGCTCAGGCTACTGTTATCCTTATTAATGCCATCGGTTTAGACACAACAAACGAAACTGTACCTAATTATTTCAAGGATGTGCCAGCAAATCATTGGGCAAAACGTCCTATAGAAATTGCCTATAAGTATCATATTGTGAATGGCACAAATGAAAACATTTTCGATCCAAATGCCAATATCACAAGAGCACAATTAGCAGGTATATTATCGAGAGTATTAAATTATCCATTACCTACGGATGAGTCCAGTTTTTATGATGTTCCAAAAGATTTTTGGGCATATGCAGATATTTTAAAATTAAGTAGTAAAGGGATTATTAAGGGAAAAGAAGATGGAGGATTTTATCCATTTGATCATGTCACGAGAGGTCAAATGGCGGCGATGGTAAACCGTGCAAGTGCAGATTTAGAAAAGAATGCAGTAAAAAAATAA
- a CDS encoding PepSY domain-containing protein, which produces MKNIQTVLVLFFTLFCLIGIVKEKASASTLNITLETAKEMAIKKFGGQVIEASFDNDESHFEITVLTNTEKVEMDVDANTGEIRVTEREVNNYFIDVDVNDPNNLPIYWARKMGLINGYKDGTFRPNNMVTERQFAKILVNYFKLDNKSNGNISETEINYNILAKYGVPLNGYNDTKLKDMAVNRGVVAQAIAYLANGSNNLNESIQYLLQNKITTGQNNEYQNINIQKYFGSENVLTRKQLVTFFYRLNYANITNVSSVALNVYTLNSTSDTMLDINDTIPSKPSSAQFISQDKAIAIAKEKVSGNVTKIELDYDDGIAIYEIEIQNGRIEYDIEIDAITGTILNLQSDYDD; this is translated from the coding sequence TTGAAAAATATTCAAACCGTACTTGTTTTATTTTTTACTTTGTTTTGTCTTATTGGCATTGTAAAAGAGAAGGCTTCTGCTTCTACGCTGAACATTACACTAGAAACAGCAAAAGAAATGGCTATTAAGAAATTTGGGGGGCAGGTAATTGAAGCGAGTTTTGATAATGATGAATCCCATTTCGAAATCACTGTTTTAACGAATACAGAAAAAGTTGAAATGGATGTTGATGCTAATACAGGTGAGATACGGGTTACAGAACGTGAGGTTAATAATTACTTTATAGATGTAGACGTCAATGATCCTAATAATTTGCCTATTTATTGGGCTAGAAAAATGGGTTTAATAAATGGTTATAAAGACGGGACTTTTAGACCGAATAATATGGTGACAGAAAGACAGTTCGCAAAAATACTGGTGAATTATTTTAAGCTAGATAATAAGAGCAATGGTAACATTTCAGAAACGGAAATAAATTATAATATATTAGCTAAATATGGGGTTCCATTAAACGGATATAACGATACTAAGTTGAAAGATATGGCTGTGAATAGAGGTGTTGTTGCTCAAGCAATTGCTTATTTAGCCAATGGAAGTAATAATTTGAATGAATCTATCCAATATTTATTACAAAATAAAATAACGACAGGGCAAAATAATGAATATCAAAATATCAATATACAAAAATATTTTGGCTCAGAAAATGTGTTGACTAGAAAGCAATTGGTAACGTTTTTTTATAGATTAAATTACGCTAATATTACTAATGTTTCATCTGTTGCTTTAAATGTTTATACACTCAATTCAACGAGTGATACAATGTTAGATATAAACGATACTATACCTTCAAAACCTTCATCAGCTCAATTCATATCTCAAGACAAGGCAATTGCAATAGCAAAGGAAAAGGTTTCAGGTAATGTTACAAAGATTGAGTTGGACTATGATGATGGAATTGCTATTTATGAGATAGAAATACAAAATGGTCGTATAGAATACGATATTGAGATAGATGCAATAACAGGTACTATTCTAAACCTTCAAAGTGACTATGATGATTAA
- a CDS encoding cytochrome ubiquinol oxidase subunit I, with protein MNHLVFALISSDNPLPIPAPIGLLEILIVLTFILHIIFVNFTISLTAGAVGLEITGMMKKNSLFDKMAQICSFHASIHKSIAVVLGVGPLLIVSVLYTQYFYSSTILIGKAWMSLLILLIAAFLLLYIYKFTWIKFQTKKLLHLSIGLLAMLILFFVPLIFIVNVTSMLYPDRWGEANGFFESLFYYPQIWQRYLHFMLASLATGGFYMFVYFAYLKRKQKKLEQHEQALKLFGAKVGFWITITQLVTGFLLLFSFNTNIRMLYLGEDLLLTSLLIISIVLTVILCMLLYAAGYKDSANSFLASILVFMFVIGIMGWMRHELREAYLSPYLDEHPRTEERIESSLK; from the coding sequence TTTGATTGTCTTAACATTTATTCTTCATATTATTTTTGTGAATTTTACTATTTCATTGACTGCAGGTGCTGTGGGGCTGGAAATTACGGGGATGATGAAAAAAAATAGTTTATTTGATAAAATGGCACAAATTTGTTCTTTTCATGCTTCAATACATAAGAGTATTGCAGTTGTGTTAGGTGTTGGTCCTTTATTAATTGTAAGTGTCTTATATACACAATATTTTTATTCTTCCACAATCTTAATAGGGAAGGCTTGGATGAGTTTATTAATTTTACTCATTGCTGCATTCCTTTTGTTATACATTTATAAGTTCACTTGGATTAAATTCCAAACAAAAAAATTATTGCATTTAAGTATTGGCCTATTAGCCATGTTAATTCTGTTTTTTGTCCCTCTTATTTTTATTGTCAATGTCACTTCCATGCTATATCCCGATCGTTGGGGAGAAGCAAATGGTTTTTTTGAAAGCTTATTTTACTACCCTCAAATTTGGCAACGTTACCTCCATTTTATGTTAGCGAGTTTAGCAACAGGTGGATTTTATATGTTTGTCTATTTTGCTTATTTGAAACGAAAGCAGAAGAAATTAGAGCAACATGAACAAGCATTAAAACTTTTTGGTGCCAAAGTAGGCTTTTGGATTACAATTACACAGTTAGTAACTGGTTTTTTATTATTATTTTCTTTTAATACGAATATTCGTATGCTTTATTTAGGAGAAGATTTATTGTTAACTTCTTTACTTATTATTTCTATTGTCTTAACAGTCATCCTTTGTATGTTACTCTATGCAGCAGGCTATAAGGATTCTGCTAATTCTTTTCTAGCCTCTATTTTGGTCTTCATGTTTGTTATTGGTATAATGGGCTGGATGCGTCATGAATTGAGAGAAGCCTATTTATCACCTTATCTCGATGAACATCCACGAACAGAGGAGCGAATAGAGTCTTCGTTGAAATAG